atacttctgtgtattgattttaagaaaggcattgatgtttatggttaggtacagtcgtgcaatgATTGTACTTTTTTCGCCAATGAGCTTTtattaaatcatcccccgtttggtgaagttggctgtctttgttaggaagaaatagtcttcacagagttcgcaacgagccaggttagcaggcaatattaactaaatatgcaggtttaaaaatatatacttgtgtattgattttaagaaaggcattgatgcttatggttaggtacacattggagcaagacagtcctttttcgcgaatacgcacggcatcaattatatgcaactcaggacatgctagataaactagcaatatcatcaaccatgtgtagttaactagtgattatgattgattgattgttttttataagataagtttaatgctagctagcaacttaccttggcttcttactgcattcgcgtaacaggcaggctcctcgtggagtgcaatgtaatcaggtggatagagcgttggactagttaactgtaaaattgcaagattgaatccccgagctgacaaggtaaaaatctgtcattctgcccctgaacaaggcagttaacccaccgttccaaggccgtcattgaaaataagaatgtgttcttaactgacttgcctagttaaataaaggataaataaaggtgtaaaaaaaatatatacatatatatatattttaaaaaattggccaaatcggtgtccaaaaatacagatttccgattgttatgaaaacttgaaatcggccctaattaatcgcccATTCCGATGAATCAGTTGACCtctactatgcatagataataaacagcaagtagcagcagtgtacaaagcaaatgggggggtcaatgtaaatagtccggtggctatttgatgaattgttcagcagtcttatggcttggggtagaagctgttaaggagccttttggtcctagactcgccactccggtactgcttgccatgcggtagcagagaaaacagtctatgactcgggtgactggagtctcagacaattttttgggccttcctctgacacagcctagtatataggtcctggatagcaggaatcttggccccagtgatgcactgggccgtacgtactaccctctgtagcgccttatggtcagatgccgaacagttgccataccaagtggtgatgcaaccgATCAGGATGCATTCTAAAGTGTTTTACTGTTGAAATTACAGAAAAGTATTACAGTgtagtctattacagtaaaatattgCAGTTATGTTCAGAATAACAAATAGGCAAACGAATAAACAATTAGGCTATTTTTCACAGGTACAAATATGTCAGACTGTGGATTAATATCAATATTGTGATCCAAACATTTTCTATGGTGACCTGACCTAGGACGGGATTCAGGCCAATCACGGGTTATAGCCTCGGCATTGATGCTTTAAACAGACATTTTTAATTGAGATGATATATACTGTGAATGGGATCTCCGCAaacgtgggaacattgcctttaaaagccaAAATGCCAATAACCTGCAAAAAAATATTGTCCCTTTAAATGTGTGACTTATTCAATGTACCTTTCTTGTAACATGACTGATCTAGGCTAATAGAGAAAACGATGGTACAATATCCCCACtgagcaaaaactggttgaatcaactttgtttccatgtcatttcaaccccaaaaatCAACAAGAGgatgttgaatcaatgtgtaaaactaattggatttgcaaaaagtcatcaacatatgGGTTTTTCATCTTGTTTTCCACCAacgtttaacctaaatccaatgacatggtgacatttgttGTTGATTTGACATTGAATTCCTGTTAGATTAAATCCAATTTAAATCAAAACTAAACTttaaattgacatctgtgcccattGGGTCCTGTCTCCCCTAGTCTCACCATTGTCATAGAATGCAGTCATAGACTaggcctacagtaggtctattGTTGGTAAAGAGTTAACAGTCATCATTCAAATCAgctgtctactctctcctccccccgcAAGCACAGCATTACATAAACAAACCGCTAGACTTTCTGTCTCATTATTATAGGGATTCCAGTCGGTGACAGTAACACAGAACTGCGCGTAAAGATGGCAATGACGGACACAGAGTGGGGGAGCTCAAATCGAGCTGAGTCTGGGTCCCCATTCTCTGAGATAATTGAACTGAATGTCGGGGGACAGGTGTATGTGACACGGCACATAACTTTGGTTGCCGTTCCAGACTCGCTCCTCTGGACCATGTTCAGCAAGAAGGCTCCAAAGGACCTGGCGCGAGACGGCAAAGGGCGCTACTTCTTGGACAGGGACGGTTTCTTGTTCCGTTATATTTTAGACTACCTGCGGGACCTCAACCTGGTGCTGCCTGATTATTTCCCCGAGAAAAGCCGGCTGCAGAGGGAGGCTGAGTTTTTCCAGCTGCGGGACCTGTCCAAGCGCCTGAGCCCCAGCATGAGCAAAGAGAACTCCATTAACGAGGAGATTTGCCAGAGCGACACCGAGGAGAGTGCACTTCAGTGCGGCACCGGGTCCTCCGGCGTTGGCATGGAAACTTTGCGCATGATGACTGCAATGAGCAGCGCTCGCTCCCAGTCTCTGGAGTCCAGAAAGTCGGGCTACATCACAATTGGATACCGGGGATCGTACACTATAGGGAGAGATATCCAAACCGACGCCAAGTTCAGGAGAGTGGCGCGCATCACGGTGTGCGGGAAAACTTCCCTTGCTAAAGAAGTGTTCGGGGACACTTTGAATGAGAGCAGGGACCCCGACCGGCCACCGGAGAGGTATACGTCCCGTTACTACCTGAAATTCAATTTCCTTGAGCAGGCGTTTGACAAGCTGACCGAGGTTGGCTTTCACATGGTGGCTTGTAGCTCCACGGGCACATGCGCTTACACCAGCAATGACCCAAACGAGGATAAAATCTGGACGAGTTATAACGAGTATGTGTTCTGTCGGGACTAAAATGTTAATATGGTCACCACCTGAGCCCACCCACTGCCAACAGAAAATTACTGTTTTGTGTTTACTCGTGTAAATAGACATCTCATAATTACCACAAAGAGAATAGGGCCTGCATATTTGATCTTTGACATTGTCTCCAGCATATATTATTCAATGTCATTATTTAAAATATCTTTACATATTTAATGGGAAATAGCCACAGACTATAGGTCAATACACACTAACCTAGAATTCCGGATGTTATCATATGTTAATTTTCCTTGTGGAGATGGCTATTGAATGAATTCATTGAATGACattttacacacacgcacatgtaaCAGATGTCCCATGAAGACAAGAAGACGGGTCATATTTGATAAATCTCTTGAGTTGTGTTTGTAAAGAAAGGACTGTCCAGCCAGCGATCCCAGATTGGTGTTTATTCTGAAGATAGACACAAAGGAGCACATTAGATGTGCCGGACAACAATATGTTGATTGCTGTAGATTAGTGATTTGTCTTTTAGCATGGAAATAACTGTGAATTAGCAGGGAGCTAATGCGACCATTACAAATATGGCATGCTAGCTAACTTGCTCTTACAGCAATGACATACAAAAGCACACCCCAGGAAGCCCtcaatatctaacaggtaacacacacacacgcatatatatacacaaattatacaaaacattaaggatacctgctctttccatgacatagactgaccaggtgaatccaggtgaaagctatgatcccttattgatgtcacttgttaaatcaacttcaatcagtgtagatgaaggggagaagaccgattaaaggaggatttttaagccttgagacaattgagacatggattgtgtatgtgtgccattgagggtgaatgggcaagacaaaggatgtatttgcctttgaacggggtatggtagtaggttccaggcgtcaataactgcaacgctgctggtttttcatgctcaatagtttctcgtgtgtatcaagaatggtccacaatccaaagtacatccagccaacttttttattttattttttatttcacctttatttaaccaggtaggctagttgagaacaagttctcatttgaaactgcgacctggccaagaaaaagcgtagcaattcgacacatacaacaacacagagttacacatggaataaacaaaacatacagtcaacttgacacaactgtgggaagtattggagtcaacatgggccagcatccctgtggaacgctttcaacaccttgtagagt
This portion of the Oncorhynchus tshawytscha isolate Ot180627B linkage group LG26, Otsh_v2.0, whole genome shotgun sequence genome encodes:
- the kctd12.1 gene encoding BTB/POZ domain-containing protein KCTD12.1 translates to MAMTDTEWGSSNRAESGSPFSEIIELNVGGQVYVTRHITLVAVPDSLLWTMFSKKAPKDLARDGKGRYFLDRDGFLFRYILDYLRDLNLVLPDYFPEKSRLQREAEFFQLRDLSKRLSPSMSKENSINEEICQSDTEESALQCGTGSSGVGMETLRMMTAMSSARSQSLESRKSGYITIGYRGSYTIGRDIQTDAKFRRVARITVCGKTSLAKEVFGDTLNESRDPDRPPERYTSRYYLKFNFLEQAFDKLTEVGFHMVACSSTGTCAYTSNDPNEDKIWTSYNEYVFCRD